The proteins below come from a single Drosophila busckii strain San Diego stock center, stock number 13000-0081.31 chromosome X, ASM1175060v1, whole genome shotgun sequence genomic window:
- the LOC108605150 gene encoding uncharacterized protein LOC108605150, giving the protein MLRAFKNLNNNLFTRSARKMNVEPFPLNFMEPLNWPPLHLNGNFNEFTRSQLEICKGIIKPSTKIEDVHIEEFMEISDRFPAEFATDNCRVKAQPPQRREIIREQIASAYPIVHECTLMLYFSFLEHKQRFGNEKERRIYRDLGLSQFVQRLLTKRCVFFYGTSDHYKLLNGSTGDGGFEQIGTAEEQAPLLLEHVLSYDEIKLSALLYATTHSEFINNGARNNAGLVEADKRSFEREGVIIGMIGARFERPEVMEYEDILVTPSQNTVKNGYGANGEAAANNRERDYRRMWREFYDEPKDFLWSDEEELKSKRFEKQMDMNKFDKLLMSKRYAVSFDTLLLEAEARAKAAGKPAYIHMVGYGLGVWQVTEVQQELFFEQLEARMRALGSKLTHIGVMHLSWFHIPYWGGIRHGRRVNNIEIRISRRNPADKLDQDMLPIVTYAWDANALPGNEFWNHALGGTSDPAAAASTLISELQNPHINYKYMSGDNLHIASAEYGVLHIADYAQKIIG; this is encoded by the exons AGAAGCCAATTGGAAATCTGCAAAGGTATAATCAAACCGAGCACAAAAATTGAGGATGTACATATTGAGGAATTTATGGAAATATCCGATAGATTTCCTGCCGAG TTTGCCACGGATAATTGTCGGGTGAAGGCGCAGCCGCCACAGCGACGTGAAATTATACGGGAGCAGATCGCCTCTGCTTATCCCATTGTACATGAGTGTACCCTAATGCTCTATTTTAGTTTTCTGGAGCATAAACAAAGGTTTG GCAATGAAAAGGAGCGACGCATTTATAGGGACTTAGGCCTGTCGCAGTTCGTGCAACGTTTGCTAACCAAACGCTGTGTATTCTTCTATGGCACCAGCGACCACTACAAGCTGCTCAATGGCAGCACAGGCGATGGCGGCTTTGAGCAAATCGGCACTGCCGAGGAGCAGGCGCCATTGCTGCTGGAACATGTGCTAAGCTATGATGAGATAAAGCTGTCGGCATTGCTTTATGCCACAACACACTCGGAGTTTATCAACAATGGGGCACGCAACAATGCAGGACTAGTGGAGGCGGATAAGCGAAGCTTTGAAAGGGAGGGAGTCATCATTGGCATGATTGGTGCACGTTTCGAGCGACCCGAAGTAATGGAGTATGAGGATATATTGGTAACACCGTCTCAAAATACGGTAAAGAATGGTTATGGCGCGAATGGTGAAGCCGCAGCCAACAATCGTGAACGCGACTATCGACGCATGTGGCGTGAGTTCTATGACGAGCCCAAGGATTTTCTCTGGAGCGATGAGGAAGagctaaaaagcaaacgctTTGAAAAGCAAATGGATATGAACAAGTTTGACAAGCTGCTAATGAGCAAGCGCTATGCTGTAAGCTTCGATACGCTTCTCCTGGAAGCTGAGGCGCGTGCCAAAGCCGCCGGCAAGCCTGCCTATATACATATGGTGGGCTATGGCTTGGGTGTTTGGCAGGTCACTGAGGTGCAGCAAGAGCTCTTTTTTGAGCAGCTTGAGGCACGCATGCGCGCTTTGGGCTCAAAGCTAACGCACATTGGCGTAATGCACTTGTCCTGGTTTCATATTCCCTACTGGGGTGGCATACGTCATGGTCGCCGCGTTAACAACATTGAGATACGCATTTCCCGACGCAATCCGGCGGACAAGCTTGATCAGGATATGTTGCCTATTGTTACCTATGCCTGGGACGCCAACGCTTTGCCTGGCAATGAGTTCTGGAAT CATGCGCTGGGTGGTACTAGTGATCCCGCAGCTGCCGCCTCCACGCTGATTTCGGAGCTACAAAATCCACATATTAATTACAAGTATATGTCGGGCgataatttgcatatagctTCCGCTGAATACGGCGTGCTGCACATCGCTGATTATGCTCAAAAGATTATCGGTTAG